The Candidatus Methylomirabilota bacterium genome window below encodes:
- a CDS encoding GvpL/GvpF family gas vesicle protein, giving the protein MSVRYLYAVLRAPAPGALGVGLGGEPLELARWSNLIAVTGTLPDPPAVEVAALRAHDAVVRRLARRASAVLPARFGSVVRDEPALIEWLRRRAPGLREALSLVDGGEQMTLRVYGSATAGVEEPAAGALEALGPGARYLARRLHAHQRASTAPELAPLRRALGRLVRAERVERHDRSPLLVSVHHLVPRGTSARYRASLARARPQLRPLRMRASGPWPPYAFAAAAVDDQSSMAAQDSP; this is encoded by the coding sequence GTGAGCGTACGCTACCTGTACGCGGTGCTGAGGGCGCCGGCCCCCGGCGCGCTCGGGGTCGGCCTGGGCGGCGAGCCGCTCGAGCTCGCGCGCTGGTCGAACCTCATCGCGGTGACCGGCACGCTGCCCGATCCTCCTGCCGTGGAGGTCGCCGCGCTTCGCGCGCACGACGCGGTGGTGAGACGCCTGGCCCGTCGCGCCTCCGCCGTGCTCCCGGCGCGCTTCGGGTCGGTCGTCCGCGACGAGCCGGCGCTCATCGAGTGGCTGCGCCGACGGGCCCCCGGCCTCCGCGAGGCGCTTTCGCTCGTCGACGGGGGCGAGCAGATGACGCTCCGGGTGTACGGGAGCGCCACGGCCGGCGTCGAGGAGCCCGCCGCTGGCGCGCTGGAGGCCCTCGGACCCGGGGCCCGCTATCTCGCGCGCCGTCTACACGCACATCAGCGCGCCAGCACCGCCCCCGAGCTCGCCCCGCTGCGCCGGGCGCTGGGCCGGCTGGTTCGCGCCGAGCGCGTGGAGCGCCACGACCGGTCGCCGCTGCTGGTGAGCGTCCACCACCTGGTGCCGCGCGGCACGAGCGCGCGCTATCGGGCGAGCCTTGCCCGGGCCCGCCCGCAGCTCAGGCCGCTCAGGATGCGAGCCAGCGGCCCCTGGCCGCCCTATGCATTCGCCGCGGCCGCGGTGGACGATCAGAGCTCCATGGCCGCCCAGGACTCGCCGTGA